ATGGCGTGGAAGGAGATTCCGGATTGATCTGCTCTTAAAGCTTAAAATTGAGATAACCGTTAAGGATATTGATGTAGAAAATATTGTAAATACTATTATCAGCGAATCTCAGACGGGAAGCATTGGCGACGGAAAGATATTCGTCTCTCAGGTGGAAAACGTTTACCGTGTTCGTACAAAGGAATCAGGCGAAGCCGCAATCTAGAATGAAAAGTATAGAAAGATTGCATTGGTATTTTCATTTTATTTATATCGCAGATAAATTTCGCTGGTTTTTTCATCAACAGTGACATGAAACTTTTCAGAAAG
This Candidatus Brocadia sp. DNA region includes the following protein-coding sequences:
- a CDS encoding P-II family nitrogen regulator, translated to MKKIEAIIRPEKFEVVKDALLKMGYPGMTVTQVNGHGNQKGISQVWRGRRFRIDLLLKLKIEITVKDIDVENIVNTIISESQTGSIGDGKIFVSQVENVYRVRTKESGEAAI